From Salvia splendens isolate huo1 chromosome 3, SspV2, whole genome shotgun sequence, a single genomic window includes:
- the LOC121797022 gene encoding uncharacterized mitochondrial protein AtMg00810-like has protein sequence MKDLGNLKYFLGIEVLRSEGGIFLRQKKYTLDILAETGLIDCKPADTPILVNHGLQISDGDELADQGKYQRLVGKLIYLSLTRPDIAYAVGIVSQFMHRPQKDHYEAALRIMWYLKEMAVHGIMFRKNEQLGIYGFTDADWASNPVDRKSTAGYFTFVEYNLVTWRSKK, from the coding sequence atgaaagacttAGGGAACCTTAAATATTTCTTGGGAATAGAAGTGTTGCGCTCTGAGGGAGGAATCTTCTTGAGACAGAAGAAGTATACCTTGGACATTCTGGCAGAGACGGGTTTGATTGATTGCAAACCCGCCGATACACCAATTCTAGTGAACCACGGGCTGCAGATCTCTGATGGAGATGAGTTAGCAGATCAAGGCAAGTACCAACGCCTAGTGGGGAAGctcatctatctctctctcactaGACCAGACATTGCTTATGCAGTAGGAATagtaagtcaattcatgcatcgaCCACAAAAAGATCACTATGAAGCTGCATTGAGGATCATGTGGTATCTCAAAGAAATGGCCGTACATGGGATAATGTTCAGAAAGAATGAACAACTAGGAATTTATGGGTTCaccgatgctgattgggcaagtaATCCAGTCGATCGAAAATCAACAGCCGGATACTTCACGTTTGTCGAATATAATCTGGTAACATGGAGGAGTAAGAAATAA